The following are encoded together in the Pygocentrus nattereri isolate fPygNat1 chromosome 15, fPygNat1.pri, whole genome shotgun sequence genome:
- the btbd10b gene encoding BTB/POZ domain-containing protein 10, with translation MSLHGASGGCDRSRDRRRSSDRSRDSSHERGEGQLTPCIRNVTSPTRQHTSEREGGSSRPSSPRPQRVSPNGSSSSSGVVSSRNSSLSSSEGTLKSSGVGEMVFIYENVKEGARSIRTSERVTLIVDNTRFVVDPSIFTAQPNTMLGRMFGSGREHNFTRPNEKGEYEVAEGISSTVFRAILDYYKSGIIRCPDGISIPELREACDYLCISFDYSTIKCRDLSALMHELSNDGARRQFEFYLEEMVLPLMVASAQSGERECHIVVLTDDDVVDWDEEYPPQMGEEYSQIIYSTKLYRFFKYIENRDVAKSVLKERGLKKIRLGIEGYPTYKEKVKKRPGGRPEVIYNYVQRPFIRMSWEKEEGKSRHVDFQCVKSKSITNLAAAAADIPQDQLVVMHPGPQVDELDILPNHPPPGHHYSNNYNNEPDPDAASPAL, from the exons ATGAGCCTGCATGGTGCCAGTGGAGGCTGTGACCGCTCGCGAGATCGCCGGCGGTCGAGTGACCGTTCACGAGATTCCTCTCATGAGCGAGGGGAAGGCCAGCTCACGCCTTGTATCCGAAACGTCACCTCACCTACACGCCAGCACACTAGTG AACGGGAGGGTGGCTCGTCGCGGCCCAGCAGCCCCAGGCCTCAGAGAGTCTCTCCCAAtggctccagcagcagcagcggggTGGTCAGCAGTCGCAACAGCAGCCTGTCCAGTTCAGAGGGCACCTTGAAGAGCTCAGGCGTGGGCGAGATGGTCTTCATTTATGAAAACGTCAAGGAGGGAGCTCGTAGCATCCGGACCTCAGAGAGGGTCACACTCATCGTGGACAACACACGCTTTGTAGTAGACCCCTCCATTTTTACCGCACAGCCCAACACAATGCTGGGCAG AATGTTTGGTTCTGGAAGAGAACACAATTTTACACGCCCCAATGAGAAAGGAGAGTATGAGGTGGCAGAGGGCATCAGTTCCACTGTGTTTAGGGCTATTCTG GATTACTATAAATCTGGGATAATCCGCTGCCCTGATGGAATCTCCATTCCTGAGCTGAGGGAAGCATGTGACTATCTGTGTATCTCCTTCGACTACAGCACGATCAAATGCAGGGACCTGA GTGCCCTGATGCACGAGCTGTCAAATGATGGCGCACGACGGCAGTTTGAGTTCTACCTGGAGGAGATGGTGTTGCCTCTGATGGTGGCCAGTGCGCAGAGTGGAGAGAGGGAATGCCACATCGTTGTGCTCACTGATGACGATGTGGTGGACTGGGATGAGGAGTACCCACCCCAGATGGGAGAAGAGTATTCACAGA taatatACAGTACAAAACTCTACCGTTTCTTCAAGTACATTGAAAACCGAGATGTTGCCAAATCAGTTTTAAAAGAACGAGGACTAAAGAAGATCAGACTAGGCATTGAAG GTTATCCTACATACAAAGAGAAAGTGAAGAAGCGCCCAGGCGGCAGGCCGGAGGTCATCTACAACTACGTCCAGAGACCCTTCATCCGCATGTCctgggagaaggaggagggaaAGAGCCGGCACGTGGACTTCCAGTGCGTCAAGAGCAAGTCCATCACCAACCTCGCAGCAGCGGCGGCGGACATTCCGCAGGACCAGCTGGTGGTCATGCATCCTGGCCCCCAGGTGGATGAACTGGACATTCTACCAAACCACCCTCCCCCAGGCCATCACTACagcaacaactacaacaacGAGCCTGACCCTGATGCTGCCTCACCTGCACTCTGA